A window of Pusillimonas sp. T7-7 contains these coding sequences:
- the galU gene encoding UTP--glucose-1-phosphate uridylyltransferase GalU: MKPIRKAVFPVAGLGTRFLPATKAMPKEMLPIVDKPLIQYAVEEAIAAGITELIFITGRNKRAIEDHFDSVPELEAELEAKNKHEMLQIVRNVLPSNVNCIYTRQPAPLGLGHAVLCAAPIVGDEPFVVLLADDLIDANTSVTQQLIDAAHKHEGSVMAIQNVRPEDTNRYGIISGTQVSPNTTHISGIVEKPATADAPSTLAVVGRYVLEPEIFQHLRQTQAGVGGEIQLTDGIASLLTARSVFGLQYEGLRYDCGSKAGFFQATVELGRKYHGLEVK, from the coding sequence ATGAAGCCAATTCGCAAAGCTGTATTTCCCGTTGCCGGCCTGGGCACCCGCTTTTTGCCGGCCACCAAGGCCATGCCCAAAGAGATGCTTCCCATCGTCGACAAGCCGCTGATTCAGTACGCCGTCGAAGAAGCCATTGCCGCAGGCATTACCGAACTGATCTTCATCACTGGCCGCAACAAGCGCGCCATCGAAGACCATTTCGACAGCGTGCCCGAGCTTGAAGCCGAGCTGGAAGCCAAGAACAAACACGAAATGCTGCAAATTGTTCGCAACGTGCTGCCTTCCAACGTTAACTGCATTTATACACGCCAACCGGCCCCGCTAGGCCTGGGCCATGCCGTGCTGTGCGCAGCACCCATTGTGGGCGACGAGCCTTTTGTGGTTTTGCTGGCCGACGACCTGATCGATGCCAACACGTCGGTCACACAACAGCTGATCGACGCGGCTCACAAGCACGAAGGCAGCGTCATGGCCATACAAAACGTCCGGCCCGAAGACACCAACCGCTACGGCATTATTTCAGGTACGCAAGTCAGCCCCAATACAACCCATATTTCGGGCATTGTCGAAAAACCCGCCACCGCCGACGCACCCAGCACCTTGGCTGTGGTGGGCCGCTATGTGCTGGAACCCGAGATTTTCCAGCATTTGCGCCAGACCCAGGCGGGTGTAGGCGGCGAGATCCAACTTACTGACGGCATCGCCAGCCTGCTGACCGCGCGCAGCGTGTTTGGCCTGCAATATGAAGGGCTGCGCTACGACT